A stretch of the Microcoleus sp. FACHB-672 genome encodes the following:
- a CDS encoding peptidylprolyl isomerase — protein sequence MTRAIMETDKGTINLELFDQDAPNTVKNFVELSEKGFYDGLIFHRVINNFMVQGGCPQGTGTGGPGYKIKCEINKNKHLAGTLSMAHAGRDTGGSQFFICHSPQPHLDGMHTTFGKTEDMDVVNAIRKGDKILSVKIEK from the coding sequence ATGACCCGCGCGATAATGGAAACCGACAAAGGCACGATCAACTTGGAATTATTTGATCAAGATGCCCCAAATACGGTCAAAAATTTTGTAGAACTCTCTGAAAAAGGTTTTTACGACGGCCTAATTTTCCACCGAGTCATCAATAATTTTATGGTTCAAGGTGGCTGTCCTCAAGGCACTGGCACAGGTGGCCCTGGCTATAAAATCAAGTGTGAAATTAACAAGAACAAGCATCTCGCCGGCACCCTATCAATGGCTCATGCCGGTCGTGATACAGGGGGCAGCCAATTCTTTATTTGTCATTCCCCTCAACCTCATTTAGATGGAATGCACACCACCTTTGGAAAAACCGAAGACATGGATGTTGTGAATGCCATTCGCAAGGGTGACAAAATTCTTTCCGTCAAAATTGAGAAATAG
- a CDS encoding THUMP domain-containing class I SAM-dependent RNA methyltransferase, translating to MNHYFATVARGLEPIAAQELERLGALEVRPDFTGVHFAGDKALLYKVNLWARTIFRVLVPIREFRCLHGDMLYREVQKISWDDYLHPDNTLAVNCTGGNQLLNHTHFTALQVKNAIVDQQRSNFGKRSNVDPHNPDLEIDVHIHEDRCILSLNSSGSSLHRRGYRPAMGKAPLKETLAAAILDMAEYTPNLPFLDPLCGSGTLPLEAGLKALNIAPGLFRENFGFMSWRDYDDSLWQELLEEAKNSQLDELKAPIYGSDRDGDILKQARSNAAECGLTKYIKFAQTELYFLEAPADSGILICNPPYGERLGDAQELGNFYKLLGDVFKQRFKGWTAYILTGNKELAKRVGLKTSRRLPVYNGSLACTLLKYELY from the coding sequence ATGAATCACTACTTTGCTACTGTTGCTCGCGGTCTAGAACCCATTGCCGCCCAAGAACTAGAACGCTTGGGTGCCTTAGAAGTTCGCCCTGACTTCACAGGGGTGCATTTTGCTGGAGATAAAGCTTTGCTTTACAAAGTGAATCTGTGGGCGAGGACAATTTTTCGAGTGTTAGTACCCATTCGAGAATTTCGTTGTCTTCACGGCGATATGCTTTATCGTGAAGTGCAAAAAATCTCCTGGGATGACTATCTCCATCCTGATAATACTCTAGCGGTGAACTGCACCGGCGGCAATCAATTACTTAACCACACTCACTTCACAGCACTACAAGTTAAAAATGCAATTGTAGACCAACAGCGTAGCAACTTTGGTAAAAGGTCTAATGTCGATCCGCACAATCCCGATTTAGAGATTGATGTCCACATTCATGAAGATCGTTGCATCCTTAGTTTAAATAGTTCCGGTTCAAGTTTACACCGGCGCGGATACAGACCGGCAATGGGAAAAGCCCCTCTTAAAGAAACTTTAGCCGCCGCAATTCTCGACATGGCAGAATACACACCCAATCTGCCTTTTTTAGATCCCCTTTGTGGCTCTGGGACTTTGCCTTTAGAGGCGGGTTTAAAAGCTTTAAATATTGCACCCGGATTGTTTAGAGAAAACTTTGGTTTTATGAGCTGGCGCGATTATGATGATTCCCTATGGCAGGAATTGCTAGAGGAAGCAAAAAACAGCCAGTTAGACGAACTCAAGGCTCCGATTTATGGAAGTGATCGGGACGGTGATATTCTTAAGCAAGCGCGTAGTAATGCCGCAGAATGTGGGCTAACAAAATATATAAAATTCGCCCAAACAGAATTATATTTCCTGGAAGCGCCGGCAGATAGTGGAATTTTAATTTGCAACCCTCCTTACGGAGAAAGGTTAGGAGATGCTCAGGAATTAGGAAATTTTTATAAATTGCTGGGTGATGTTTTTAAGCAGCGTTTCAAAGGTTGGACGGCTTATATCTTAACCGGCAATAAAGAGTTAGCAAAAAGAGTTGGCTTGAAAACCTCTCGCCGGCTGCCGGTTTATAATGGTTCCTTAGCCTGTACTTTATTAAAGTATGAGCTTTATTAA
- a CDS encoding ion channel: MVKRHHPTPPLLGSRNSRLNVIRRGVLRSYRSDLYHFLVTLSWPGFLALITLSYVAANTLFALAYLAGGDCIENAQPGSFRDTFVFSVQTMATIGYGSMYPRTNYAHGLVALEALVGLLGFAMGTGIMFARFSLPTARVLFSRVAVIAPYDGVPTLMFRTANQRDNFILEAQVRVTLVRNEVTKEGHFMRRFYDLQLVRRETPIFALSWTVMHQIDETSPLYNATPESLAEAETELVITLTGTDESVSQTLHTRHAFLSSEILWNMRFVDILSRMPDGRRLVDYTHFHDVMPV; encoded by the coding sequence ATGGTCAAAAGGCATCACCCAACCCCACCACTCCTTGGCAGCCGAAATAGCCGATTGAACGTTATCCGTCGGGGTGTCTTACGCTCCTATCGAAGCGATCTCTATCATTTTTTAGTCACCCTTTCTTGGCCGGGATTTTTAGCGCTAATTACTTTATCTTATGTGGCTGCCAACACTTTATTCGCTCTAGCTTACTTGGCGGGAGGTGATTGCATTGAGAATGCTCAACCAGGCTCTTTTCGAGACACTTTTGTCTTTAGTGTGCAGACAATGGCAACTATCGGCTACGGCTCAATGTACCCCCGCACCAACTACGCGCATGGGTTGGTCGCCCTCGAAGCGCTCGTGGGTTTGTTGGGGTTTGCAATGGGCACCGGCATCATGTTTGCGCGGTTCTCGCTGCCCACAGCGCGAGTGCTTTTTAGTCGTGTGGCGGTGATCGCACCTTATGATGGAGTGCCGACGCTGATGTTTCGCACAGCAAATCAGCGCGACAACTTTATTTTAGAAGCGCAAGTGCGGGTAACGTTGGTTCGCAATGAAGTGACCAAAGAGGGGCATTTCATGCGTCGGTTTTATGATTTACAACTGGTTCGCCGCGAGACACCTATTTTTGCATTAAGTTGGACAGTAATGCATCAAATTGATGAGACAAGTCCTCTCTATAATGCCACACCGGAATCGTTAGCTGAAGCGGAAACTGAACTCGTAATTACTCTCACCGGCACTGATGAATCAGTTTCCCAGACTCTCCACACGCGTCATGCGTTTCTCTCGTCAGAAATTTTGTGGAATATGCGTTTTGTAGACATTTTGTCGAGGATGCCAGACGGACGACGCCTCGTGGATTATACCCACTTCCACGATGTGATGCCGGTGTAG
- a CDS encoding ABC transporter ATP-binding protein, which yields MASNSRRKLPKTVHPLKRLLNYGHPHRQQIRLATLCSILNKVFDLAPPVLIGVAVDVVVKKEDSLLAQWGMKDIFGQFLILSILTVIIWILESVFEYAYARLWRNLGQTIQHELRLDAYSHIQELDIAYFEDRSTGGLMSILSDDINQLERFLDFGANEILQVTTTVVIIGSAFFFIAPSVAWMAMLPMPFILWGSVAFQRLLAPRYAEVREKVSLLNGQLSNNLSGITTIKSFTAEQYEAKRIERESEAYRQSNRRAIKLSAAFVPLIRMIILVGFTALLLYGGMEAVADKMSVGSYSVLVFLIQRLLWPLTRLGETFDQYQRAMASTTRVLNLLDTPIAIHPGDKPLPAALVRGEVELRNVTFAYRDRSPVIKNLSLHIPAGKTIAIVGSTGSGKSTLVKLLLRLYEIESGTITLDGIELSELNLKDLRQAIGLVSQDVFLFHGTVAENIAYGTFEAMPAEIIEAAKVAEAHEFITQLPQGYETIVGERGQKLSGGQRQRLAIARAILKNPPILILDEATSAVDNETEAAIQRSLERITQNRTTIAIAHRLSTVRNADCIYVMEHGKLIEWGRHEQLLDQQGIYASLWRVQMGLR from the coding sequence ATGGCATCTAACTCAAGACGGAAACTTCCAAAAACGGTGCATCCCCTTAAGCGTTTGCTCAACTACGGACACCCACACCGGCAGCAAATTAGGCTGGCAACTCTTTGCTCAATTCTCAACAAAGTTTTTGACTTAGCGCCCCCCGTTTTAATCGGTGTAGCCGTCGATGTCGTTGTTAAAAAAGAGGATTCTCTGCTAGCTCAGTGGGGAATGAAAGATATCTTTGGGCAATTTTTAATTCTTTCAATTCTTACCGTCATCATTTGGATATTGGAATCAGTTTTTGAATACGCTTACGCTCGACTTTGGCGGAATTTAGGTCAGACAATTCAGCACGAATTGCGCCTTGATGCCTACAGCCATATTCAAGAATTGGATATCGCCTATTTTGAAGATCGCAGCACCGGCGGCTTGATGTCTATTTTAAGTGATGATATTAACCAGCTAGAGCGGTTTCTCGATTTTGGAGCCAATGAAATTCTCCAAGTCACCACAACGGTTGTTATCATTGGCAGTGCGTTCTTTTTCATCGCGCCGAGTGTCGCTTGGATGGCGATGCTGCCGATGCCATTTATCCTTTGGGGTTCCGTTGCGTTTCAACGCCTTCTCGCGCCTCGCTATGCCGAAGTGCGGGAAAAAGTGAGCTTGCTTAACGGACAACTCTCAAATAATTTATCCGGCATCACAACCATTAAAAGTTTTACTGCCGAACAATATGAAGCCAAGCGCATCGAACGAGAAAGTGAAGCTTATCGCCAAAGTAACCGCCGTGCTATCAAGCTTTCTGCGGCATTTGTTCCGTTAATTCGGATGATTATTTTGGTTGGATTTACGGCTTTACTCCTTTATGGCGGGATGGAAGCGGTTGCCGACAAAATGTCAGTGGGTTCTTACAGTGTGTTAGTGTTTCTTATCCAGCGATTATTGTGGCCGTTAACACGCTTGGGAGAGACGTTTGATCAATACCAAAGAGCAATGGCTTCAACCACACGAGTGCTTAATTTGCTCGACACTCCGATTGCAATTCATCCCGGTGACAAACCGTTGCCGGCTGCTTTAGTTCGGGGTGAAGTGGAGTTGCGAAATGTGACATTTGCTTACCGTGATCGTTCTCCGGTTATTAAAAATCTTTCCTTGCATATTCCTGCCGGCAAAACAATTGCCATTGTCGGTTCCACCGGCTCTGGGAAAAGCACTTTAGTAAAACTGCTGTTGCGGCTGTATGAAATTGAATCGGGAACAATTACCCTTGATGGCATTGAATTAAGCGAACTGAACTTAAAAGATTTGCGGCAAGCTATCGGGTTAGTCAGCCAGGATGTATTTTTATTTCACGGGACAGTTGCAGAAAATATTGCTTACGGCACCTTTGAAGCAATGCCGGCAGAAATCATAGAAGCTGCAAAAGTTGCAGAAGCCCATGAATTTATTACGCAACTTCCTCAAGGTTATGAAACAATTGTAGGGGAACGAGGCCAGAAATTATCTGGCGGCCAACGACAGCGACTTGCCATCGCCCGCGCCATTCTCAAAAACCCACCGATTCTCATTTTGGATGAAGCGACCTCGGCAGTGGATAATGAGACAGAAGCGGCAATTCAACGCTCACTCGAACGCATTACCCAGAACCGCACAACAATTGCGATCGCCCATCGCCTTTCCACCGTCCGCAATGCTGATTGCATTTATGTCATGGAGCATGGCAAATTAATAGAGTGGGGCCGGCATGAACAACTGCTCGATCAACAGGGAATTTATGCAAGTCTCTGGCGTGTGCAAATGGGTTTAAGATGA
- a CDS encoding XisI protein, with translation MDTTTTEREIVKQVIQRYAEFKPSHGDIRLDTVFDDTQNRYALMQVGWDRGRRVRGNLIYVTLSDGKILVEYDGMEEGITKDLIAAGIPPERIILAFLPEEQTAATA, from the coding sequence ATGGATACCACCACAACAGAGCGGGAGATTGTAAAGCAAGTCATTCAACGATATGCTGAGTTTAAGCCTTCTCACGGCGATATTCGGCTCGACACGGTATTTGACGACACGCAAAACCGCTATGCACTGATGCAGGTGGGTTGGGATAGAGGGCGACGGGTGAGGGGGAATTTAATTTATGTGACTTTGAGTGATGGTAAGATTTTGGTGGAATATGATGGGATGGAAGAAGGAATCACCAAAGACTTAATCGCGGCAGGCATCCCTCCAGAACGAATTATTCTTGCATTTCTCCCTGAAGAGCAAACTGCTGCAACAGCTTAA
- a CDS encoding Uma2 family endonuclease: protein MTAITLNFPSILALTDEQFYQLCQANADLRLERTNAGELIIMPPTGGETGHRNSRINQQLLNWSDTNNLGIAFDSSTGFKLPNGAERSPDASWVRRERWEALSAEQKRKFLPLSPDFVVELRSESDSLTKLQAKMQEYIDNGTRLGWLIDPQTQQVEIYRSGREVEILQNPNTLSGEDVVLGFELNLQPIFSNV from the coding sequence ATGACTGCGATTACCCTGAATTTCCCCTCAATTTTGGCCTTAACGGATGAGCAATTTTATCAGCTGTGTCAGGCAAATGCTGATTTAAGATTGGAACGCACAAATGCAGGAGAATTAATTATTATGCCACCAACAGGAGGGGAAACGGGTCATCGTAATTCGAGAATCAATCAACAACTGCTAAATTGGTCAGATACGAATAATTTAGGAATTGCGTTCGATTCTTCCACCGGCTTCAAGTTACCCAACGGTGCAGAGCGTTCTCCCGATGCGAGTTGGGTGCGCCGCGAGCGCTGGGAAGCCTTGAGTGCAGAGCAAAAACGAAAATTTCTACCGTTGTCTCCTGATTTTGTGGTGGAGTTACGCTCTGAAAGTGATTCTCTAACAAAATTACAAGCAAAAATGCAAGAATATATCGATAATGGCACTCGATTAGGTTGGCTAATTGACCCCCAGACGCAGCAGGTAGAAATTTATCGTTCAGGACGGGAAGTGGAAATATTACAGAACCCAAATACGCTATCGGGAGAGGATGTTGTATTGGGGTTTGAATTGAATTTGCAGCCAATTTTTTCCAACGTTTAA
- a CDS encoding class I SAM-dependent methyltransferase — protein sequence MTEWYKEDLAFIHDVGFSDYALKSAAGILEILHQRNIREGLVVDLGCGTGLWTQELAKADYQVLGVDISEAAIAIARTRVPNAEFRVESLFKTGIPPCNAVTAISECLNYLFDPDNQRETLNQLFHRIYHALIPGGVFVFDIIELADVPVEVTKGFKEGKDWIVLVEKEEDHDLAILTRKIITFRKVGELYRRDDEVHRQRLYKEEDIVTELSQAGFQVQTMRSYGQYTLPQGRVAFVAGKPG from the coding sequence ATGACAGAGTGGTACAAAGAAGACCTCGCATTTATTCATGACGTTGGTTTCAGTGACTACGCGCTTAAATCTGCTGCCGGCATCTTAGAAATTCTGCATCAGCGCAATATCCGAGAAGGTTTAGTCGTAGATTTGGGTTGCGGAACCGGCTTATGGACGCAAGAACTTGCAAAAGCTGACTATCAGGTTCTGGGAGTCGATATCTCCGAAGCCGCCATCGCCATTGCGCGAACAAGAGTCCCCAATGCGGAGTTTCGGGTTGAATCGTTATTCAAAACCGGCATCCCACCCTGCAATGCTGTCACCGCTATCAGTGAATGTCTTAACTATTTGTTCGATCCAGATAATCAGCGCGAAACTTTAAATCAACTCTTCCACCGCATTTATCACGCCTTAATTCCTGGGGGTGTTTTTGTCTTCGATATTATTGAATTGGCAGACGTGCCGGTGGAGGTAACAAAGGGATTTAAGGAAGGAAAAGATTGGATTGTGCTAGTAGAAAAAGAGGAAGATCACGATCTGGCAATTTTAACCCGCAAGATTATTACCTTTCGCAAAGTCGGAGAACTCTATAGACGGGATGACGAAGTTCACCGGCAGCGATTATATAAAGAGGAAGATATTGTAACAGAGCTTTCTCAAGCCGGTTTTCAGGTTCAGACAATGCGGAGTTATGGACAATATACTTTACCCCAAGGTCGTGTAGCGTTTGTTGCCGGTAAACCAGGGTGA
- the panB gene encoding 3-methyl-2-oxobutanoate hydroxymethyltransferase — protein sequence MSVTIQQLIQWKQQGRPIVALTAWDYPVAQLLDEAGVDLILVGDSLAMVALGYETTLPVTLEEMMHHAKAVRRGVEKALVVVDLPFLTYQESPQQAMHSAGRILKETGANAVKLEGGYDAIAQTVYRLVQAGIPVMGHVGLTPQSVHQLGYRQQGKTPEDSERILSEAIALEQAGAFAIVLEHIPAELAAQISKRLVIPTIGIGAGPDCDGQVLVTADLLGLSSRQPPFAKSYANLRQTIGKAVRDFSIEVREHQFPESGH from the coding sequence ATGAGCGTCACCATCCAGCAATTAATTCAATGGAAACAACAAGGGCGTCCAATCGTGGCGCTGACGGCATGGGATTATCCTGTGGCGCAACTGCTGGATGAGGCCGGTGTTGATTTAATTTTGGTGGGGGATTCTCTGGCGATGGTTGCGCTAGGCTACGAAACGACGCTGCCGGTGACGCTGGAAGAGATGATGCACCACGCCAAAGCTGTACGGCGGGGCGTAGAAAAAGCCTTAGTGGTCGTGGATTTGCCGTTTTTGACGTACCAAGAAAGCCCTCAGCAAGCGATGCACTCTGCCGGCAGGATACTCAAGGAAACGGGGGCGAATGCGGTGAAGTTGGAGGGGGGGTATGATGCGATCGCCCAAACCGTTTATCGCTTAGTGCAAGCCGGGATCCCGGTGATGGGTCATGTGGGGTTAACGCCGCAGTCTGTACACCAACTCGGTTATCGGCAGCAGGGTAAGACTCCAGAAGACAGTGAGCGGATTTTATCAGAAGCGATCGCACTGGAACAAGCCGGTGCCTTTGCCATTGTATTGGAGCATATCCCAGCCGAGTTAGCGGCCCAAATCTCCAAACGGCTGGTGATTCCCACGATTGGCATTGGTGCAGGGCCAGATTGTGATGGCCAAGTTCTTGTGACAGCAGATTTGTTGGGACTTTCCAGCCGGCAACCCCCCTTTGCCAAGTCTTACGCAAATCTCCGGCAGACGATTGGCAAGGCTGTGCGGGATTTTTCCATTGAAGTCCGAGAGCACCAATTTCCAGAATCGGGACACTAA
- a CDS encoding Uma2 family endonuclease, with protein MSLTPQQLEFLMPDATQLESDEPEMESTLHYVQLALLVSCLEWLWRDRNDYFIGANLTIYFSRQQLKNRDFRGPDFFLVTPTQKRPRKSWVVWEENGKYPNLIIELLSDSTATVDREFKKNLYQNEFRTPEYFWFSPESLEFAGFRLLGQRYLEITSNEAGLRWSESLNLYLGILDGKLRYFTAERELVPTPEEAAIQAQQRAEQLAAQLRALGVEPDA; from the coding sequence ATGTCTCTAACACCTCAGCAATTAGAATTCTTGATGCCCGATGCTACTCAACTAGAGAGTGATGAACCAGAAATGGAAAGTACATTGCACTATGTTCAGCTAGCGCTGTTGGTTTCTTGTCTGGAATGGCTATGGCGAGACAGAAATGATTACTTTATCGGCGCAAATCTCACAATATATTTTAGCCGGCAACAATTAAAAAATCGAGACTTCAGAGGGCCAGATTTTTTCCTAGTCACCCCGACTCAGAAGCGTCCCCGTAAATCTTGGGTCGTTTGGGAAGAAAATGGTAAATACCCGAATTTGATCATAGAATTGCTTTCTGATTCTACTGCAACCGTTGACAGGGAATTCAAGAAAAACCTTTATCAAAACGAATTTCGCACCCCCGAATACTTTTGGTTTTCTCCAGAAAGTTTAGAGTTCGCAGGCTTCCGATTATTAGGCCAAAGATACCTGGAAATTACGTCTAATGAAGCAGGACTGCGTTGGAGCGAAAGTCTCAATCTTTATTTAGGCATTTTAGATGGAAAACTGCGCTACTTCACTGCTGAAAGAGAATTAGTACCCACCCCAGAAGAGGCGGCAATTCAAGCACAGCAACGTGCTGAACAATTGGCAGCACAATTACGGGCATTGGGAGTGGAACCTGACGCTTAA
- a CDS encoding pentapeptide repeat-containing protein, which translates to MLYSQTQDLYRTCTHFLEKDPKQRLQALQEMGLARYDFLTQMPLTEANITCVMRFLGNRHRVKFPNLQGADLSGLVLDGVNFIRGDLTGANLRGSRLINADLLFANFTQADLRNADLSGATLNETIWLDALVDGCEFEAGIGLTNEQRINLKIRGAKFSRH; encoded by the coding sequence ATGCTATATTCCCAAACCCAAGACCTTTACCGCACCTGTACCCATTTTTTAGAAAAAGACCCCAAGCAGCGTTTACAGGCACTTCAGGAAATGGGGCTAGCACGTTACGATTTTTTGACACAAATGCCACTGACTGAGGCTAATATAACTTGTGTGATGCGGTTTCTGGGTAATCGACATCGGGTTAAATTTCCGAATCTCCAAGGAGCAGATTTATCAGGATTAGTTCTCGATGGTGTAAACTTCATTCGAGGGGATTTAACTGGAGCAAATTTGCGAGGAAGCCGTTTAATCAATGCGGATCTTTTATTTGCAAATTTTACTCAAGCAGATTTGAGAAATGCTGATTTAAGCGGAGCCACGCTTAATGAAACAATTTGGTTAGATGCTTTAGTTGATGGATGCGAGTTTGAAGCCGGCATTGGATTGACAAATGAGCAGCGCATAAATTTAAAAATTCGCGGAGCAAAATTCAGCCGACATTAA
- a CDS encoding alpha/beta hydrolase: MSTFLPPEFKNLTEPASIALAQSIERQEISTPLSEQSIPTSFIRQGGGGTPILLLHGFDSSVFEFRRLLPLLAEKHETWAVDLLGFGFTDRLAGISVSPTAIKTHLYYFWKTLIEKPVILVGVSMGGAAAIDFTLSHPDAVKKLVLIDSAGFANGPKGGKYLIPPLGYLATEFLRNPKVRQRISRTAYFDETLASVDAALCAALHLKMPRWNQGLIAFTKSGGYSSFRDKLEHIRQQTLILWGENDRILGTTDAEKFKQSIPHSELIWIKNCGHVPHLEQPQITAQHILEYAEKSE, from the coding sequence ATGTCTACCTTCTTACCTCCTGAATTTAAAAACTTAACTGAACCCGCCTCGATTGCTCTGGCGCAGAGCATTGAGCGTCAGGAAATCTCCACTCCCTTGAGTGAGCAATCGATCCCCACAAGTTTTATCCGTCAGGGTGGCGGTGGTACGCCTATTTTGTTGTTACATGGCTTTGATAGCTCTGTCTTTGAGTTTCGCCGGCTGCTACCTTTACTGGCTGAAAAACACGAAACCTGGGCGGTTGATTTGTTGGGTTTTGGCTTTACAGATCGATTAGCAGGAATTTCAGTTTCTCCAACAGCCATTAAGACTCATCTCTATTATTTTTGGAAAACCTTAATCGAGAAACCCGTTATTTTAGTCGGAGTTTCGATGGGAGGAGCGGCTGCCATTGATTTTACTCTCTCTCATCCGGATGCGGTTAAAAAGTTAGTTTTAATTGACAGTGCCGGTTTTGCAAATGGGCCTAAAGGAGGGAAATATTTGATTCCGCCTTTGGGTTATTTAGCCACAGAATTTTTAAGAAATCCTAAAGTGCGGCAGCGTATTAGTCGCACGGCTTATTTTGATGAAACCTTGGCTTCTGTCGATGCAGCGCTTTGTGCGGCTTTGCATCTGAAAATGCCCCGTTGGAATCAAGGATTGATTGCTTTTACAAAAAGTGGAGGCTATAGTTCTTTTCGGGATAAACTCGAACACATTAGGCAGCAAACGCTGATTTTGTGGGGAGAAAATGACCGAATTTTAGGCACGACTGATGCAGAAAAGTTTAAGCAATCGATTCCCCATAGTGAGTTAATTTGGATTAAAAATTGTGGTCATGTTCCTCACCTCGAACAGCCACAAATCACCGCTCAGCACATTCTTGAATACGCAGAAAAGTCTGAGTGA
- a CDS encoding DUF6629 family protein, with translation MCFSATASFTAGVTLSALGIANYQKIQSSDYRLLGLFPFLFATQQFLGGIVWLTLGNPSLSSLNLVVRDGFLLFATGIWPILCPLAVYLGEKNSLKRKVIFGLVIVGAGLGIYLFGFVITQGVHLEKFSGNLLYDLTVIPLFAPLKYLYLLVTSLPFILSERHPVKLFGLAAIASFGLANLFYNLTFVSVWCFFAAVLSGALYFILEDAQPKTTENL, from the coding sequence ATGTGCTTTTCTGCAACCGCAAGTTTTACAGCAGGAGTAACCCTTTCTGCATTAGGCATTGCAAATTATCAGAAAATTCAATCGAGCGACTATCGATTATTGGGCCTCTTTCCTTTCTTATTTGCAACTCAGCAATTCCTTGGAGGGATTGTTTGGTTAACCCTTGGAAATCCCTCGCTTTCTTCCCTCAATCTTGTTGTTAGGGATGGTTTTTTATTGTTTGCCACCGGCATCTGGCCTATATTATGCCCTCTCGCCGTTTATTTAGGTGAGAAAAACAGCTTAAAAAGAAAAGTAATATTCGGACTGGTTATCGTAGGAGCAGGTTTGGGAATCTATCTATTTGGATTTGTCATAACCCAAGGCGTGCATCTTGAAAAATTTTCAGGGAACTTACTTTATGATTTGACAGTTATCCCTTTATTCGCGCCCTTAAAATACTTATACTTACTCGTGACAAGTCTTCCCTTTATCCTTTCAGAGCGTCATCCCGTTAAGCTCTTTGGTCTTGCAGCAATCGCTTCCTTTGGCTTAGCTAATCTATTTTATAACCTGACATTTGTTTCAGTTTGGTGCTTTTTTGCCGCTGTTCTCAGCGGCGCACTTTATTTTATTTTGGAAGATGCTCAACCTAAAACGACAGAAAATTTATGA